The segment TGGCGGCCGCTGCACGATCATGAACGCCTGGCGGCGTTCTATTACTACAGCGAGGTCGGCAAACGGATGGGCATCCGGGACATTCCGGCGGAGTTCGCCGCCTATAAGGCCTTCAAGCAGGATTACGAGGAACGCGAATTCGTCTACTCCGATACCAACGGGGAGATCGGGAAGTACACCGTCGAGCTGTTCGCGGCGTGGTTCCCGGCCTTCCTCCGGCCGGTCGCGCGATTGGGCGTGCGCGGCATGTTGGACGAACCGATGCTGCGCGCCTTCGGCTTCAAGCCGGCGCCGCGCTGGGTCCCGGCGCTGGCCACAGCCGGGCTGAAGGCCCGTGCGCGGTTCCTGCGCCTGCTGCCACCACGCCGCGAATCGGTGCTGGCAGTCTCCCGCCGAAACCGCACCTATCCCGGCTATCCGGGCGGCCGCAATCCCTCCGAGCTGGGCGCGCAAGCCGCTCCCGACGATCTACCGGCCGAGTACCTGCGTCGTGGCTGACCGGGTCCACGGCGCTGCCCTGACGCTGTGACTGCTGCTGCTACCGACGTGCGCTACTGCGTCTAGGAGATGCCGACCGGCCGCCTCGGCGAGGGCTTTGTCACCTCCCTTCAGCCGCCCGCGACCACCGCCTGGTCACCGGCTTGCTGTCCGCCGACCCGGAACCGCTGGTCCTGCTCCTCACCACCGATGGCAGCCCCGTGCTGCCAAACGCAGCCACGCCGTCCCCGCTCGCTCGGCGCGATCATCCGGGCCGTTCAGGCCCCAGCGCGCCCGCGGGAAGAACCATGCACGCACGCTGGTCAGTTGTGAGCGTCTTTCGTGGTTGACGCGCGCGGCAGTGCCGGAAGCGGTGATAGTGGGGACCGGAGACGCCGCCGGTTCGCCCTGGTTGAAGCTGGTTTGCCCGGCGTCCC is part of the Actinoplanes sp. NBC_00393 genome and harbors:
- a CDS encoding oxygenase MpaB family protein; protein product: MSRRYDLLRRIEELDPVRDHLEIYQLSAGREFPWDYTRALEFALFRTYCVPSISRLLAATGEFRERPQKRYDDTALLMAEVAAHGYDSPRGKEALRVINRAHGRYAITNDDMLYVLSTFVYDPIDWLDRYGWRPLHDHERLAAFYYYSEVGKRMGIRDIPAEFAAYKAFKQDYEEREFVYSDTNGEIGKYTVELFAAWFPAFLRPVARLGVRGMLDEPMLRAFGFKPAPRWVPALATAGLKARARFLRLLPPRRESVLAVSRRNRTYPGYPGGRNPSELGAQAAPDDLPAEYLRRG